The stretch of DNA GGCCCGACGGGGGCGACCGGAGACGCCGGGCCGACGGGCGCTACGGGTGTGGTGGGCGAGACCGGCCCGACGGGGCCGACCGGCGCGACGGGAGACACCGGGCCCACGGGCGCGACCGGAACGTCCGGCGACCCCGGGTCCACGGGTCCGACCGGGCCGACGGGCGACCTCGGGCCCACGGGTGCGACGGGGCCGGCCGGGGACGCCGGGCCGACGGGCCCGACCGGCGTGACCGGAGAGACCGGACCGACGGGCGCCACCGGCGCGGGCGGCGAGATCGGGCCGACCGGACCCACCGGCGCCACCGGGGCGGTCGACACGAGCAACCTCTACACCAAGGCAGAGAGCGACGCGCTCTATCTGCCGCAGGCGCGCTTCGACTCCCTGAGCCTCGTGGCCCCATCGACGGGGACCAGCACGAGCGGGCAGTTCGGCGTCGGGTGCTCCGTCGGTGAGCTCATTCCGTTCGCCGGGGACTACCCGCCGACGGGCACC from bacterium encodes:
- a CDS encoding tail fiber protein, which translates into the protein GPTGATGDAGPTGATGVVGETGPTGPTGATGDTGPTGATGTSGDPGSTGPTGPTGDLGPTGATGPAGDAGPTGPTGVTGETGPTGATGAGGEIGPTGPTGATGAVDTSNLYTKAESDALYLPQARFDSLSLVAPSTGTSTSGQFGVGCSVGELIPFAGDYPPTGTLFAHGQTLLIDNYQALFAVIGTLYGGDGATTFALPNLWQLGPGGTNWLICVLGVFPIRD